The segment GTTTGAAGTCCTCTGTTTGAAAACTGTGgaagcggtggtggtggtggtggcggtggcggaggaggagagATTCCGAAAACGTTTCCTGAGCATTCAGGAATGTCTAGTTCCCGTTCTGAGAAGCGTTGAGAGGATCCAACGTTAAGACTaccagaaacagaggaagaagaagcgtTCGAGAGTCTTGGATTTGAGTAGTGAGAGCCACCACCAACTGAATGAAAAGACTCATCACCTTCTGAAGAATCACATCCACGGCTAAGGAGGACATGAGCAGAAACAGAGTGCTCTGTTTTTTCCTCATGCACCGACACAATCTCTTTCGTTGAGTAACTACTAGCATTGTCCGAATCTAGTAAGATCTCTGTTTCCACGCTTGTCTTAACCTCTTCTTCACGCAACTCATCGTTCAAATCCTTAACGGGAACAGAGCTCTGTCTCTCCAAATCGACACCAACTGAGTTTAAATACAAGAAGTCGAGAGTAGGGTTTATACTGACCTTCTGAGatttcttcctctgtttccgTTTAAACGACAGCGTTTTACCGTTCCTCTTTCTGATTCTCGCGCATAAACAGAACACTCCAACTACACAAACCACGAAACCTATCCCACAAGCTGTCGAAACGACGAGAGGTACAAAGATTCCCATTTTCTCGTGTTTCCGCCTCTGAACCTCGTGCTGTCTCGGCGGATGTGTACGTTGAGGCAACGGACGACGGAGATGCGGAGGGATTGGCCGTTGAGGAGCTGGAGAGTACGCCGGAGACTCCACTGGACCACCGTTTGGAAACGGAGAAGGCGACGGAGCTGGCCAAGGAGAGTAAGGAGCAGACGCCGCGAGGTTTCTTCTCCTGGAAGCAGAGGGTTTGATCGAATCGAGTAAAGCTCTGAACTTCTCCAAAACAGTGAGCTTTATCTTCTCCCCTCCGTCTTCTCCGACGAGTTTTACGGTCTGGGTTCGGTATCTCTCGTCAGCAGAAATGCTACAGCATTGTAATGATATCGTCGCCACTATGATGATCATGAGAAAGATCTGACGAAAGTAAACCATCTTTTATGCTCTGTTTCAGATCTTTTTCTATGTAAAAAAGGACAAATCTTCACATCTATAAATCACAAAAAGGAAACCGATTTATTATAGAAATgactctttttatttataaatctttgGTGTTCTTTGTTTCAGACTTTAATGCTACTCCAAGGAACCCCTGAACTCTGCAACTGTAGTTGTACTGGTAATGGCAACACCCTCTTTCTCCATTAACTCTCTTTGCAGTGTAACACTGCTAATTTTAGCAATTTATACCCACCATCTTAGTGAtctcttaaatataaaaatatctacTTTTGTTATTAAAACAAATGGGCAattgtcagttttttttttttttttttgataaccgtgggGTCCCAGGCTTCGTCCAGACTAATCCCACGAGACCGACGGCAacccacgtattcttgcgatttaacgctagCTCCGGTGGTCACCGCATGTCGAATCCAGGGCGCTTCCTCTTTGGCGCTTAGCAATTGTCAGTTTTAATATCATTAGATTTTGCAGTGtgtgtcttctttttttttgttcatttagTGTGCGTCTTCTTAATGTAAAATTTCTTGGAATTATTGTGGTGACAGTTGGAAGCTTTTTAGTTGaacacaacttttttttttgtttaaggaGGAGGttaaaacagttttaaaaaGAGAGACTGATAAGCAAAGAGGCAGAGAAGCATGAAGGTTGTTGGTGTGAAGTGGGTCCTGCTATTGTTGGAAAATTTGGCTTATAGAAATATTTGGTAATTTACTGTACAGACTTTATTTGTTCCTCTCAACCCACCATTGTTTTATGAGGcaaatacaatataaatttatttgtatttattgtaTAGAATTTATTCTTGTGTTGGATATGTGTGTGTAGACACATACCTAATTACATTCatatgtttttctcttttttttctcttatgttttTCTCATGAGTTGTTGTTTTATGGGTTTTTATAAGAAATCTTCCAAAAACGTTTATGTAATAGTTTAGTGACAAAATGTGTAACTTGGCCTTGCATGTCAAACTTAAGCCGTTGAATTATTGTTCCAATATGTAAGATATTTAAATGAGAACATAAATTTCTGTATAGAAACAAGATAGTTATCATAGACTATATTATAAGCTATTACTGTGGCTCGTTTGGTCACATCCTCTCTGGCTCTCTCAGTCCTGTATGAAAGATTGATATCTTACTACAGAGACAATACGAGAAGATAAACAATGCACTCGTATGTATGATAATCTTACATTTATtcttaaggttttttttttttgaataatcagGAAGTGATCCGGCGGCCGTGGCCAACCGACTAATCCCCTGAGTCCGGAACCAGCCTACGTCTGTACCCTCAAGAGGCCTAAATCATTCCGTGGCCAGCGCGTATCGAACCCAAATCCGTATTGGAGCATTTGGCTTACTCAAGACCACTAAGCCAACTTGCGCTGGTTTCTTCTTATGGTTTTTTTTCACGAAGCTTCtgatgaattataaaaaaaaactatgaactTTAATTTTGTATAACAGACCAATAGGTGGGTGGTGAACGAAATATAATTGaaacaaatcaaacaattaTTCTAGGCAAACTTCTCTGTCTCTAGTCGCATTCTAAAAGTTCCCAAAGTGAGATGGTTACTTCATAGTTTCACAATATAGGTGTGAAAGATTGTTTGGTAGGATATGATGTTGATTTCCTTTGGGAAGttctaaaatttagtttaaCATAATGAAGGGCTTTCAGAAAGGTAGCTTTTGATTGCGCTTTTAAGAATAGTTCTAAATAATGATCAAAGTAAGATAGCTGATTGCTTGGTATCTAACATATCGTATGACATGTGTGTGCAAGGAAACAAGCATTGGAACGATGAAAGATTGGATTAGAAAATATGTATTTACATTCTTATAAAATCATTATTCGTAGTAGATCTACATGTTTAACTATTGAGATTGAGTAGAATGAGATCACTAAATTTCTACACCATGTTTGTTACCTattgttttcacttttattattTGGTCCAGTTAACTACTTTGTGTCAGCAACTTTGACCTACGTGGGGCCAAAAGCTGTATGGACTTGTCTTGAACGATATTCAACGTATTATACAATAATTTGTAATTATTCTAATAGTATACAtacttttgtaatatttttttttgataaaaagttttttttttccgactTTCCGGcgaatattatacaaattatgTTCTCTTTTCGTCAACATATACAAACCACAAGAAAATACcacaaaacatatatacatcgaacttacattaaatcaaaTTAACCTTTATTAGATCCGTATTTCATGGTataaaagtagatttttttgACGAAATATAAAAGTAGATTACTTTAGACTATCGTCAGATAAACAATGCAACTGTATATTTTATTCAAGATTAGATATATAAAGACAATGGGACCAACAACTGAAAACACTATAGTTTTTTTTCGCAACTGAAAACACTATAGTATAAACCAGAAATATAACAtcaatttaatgaaaatatattccTGGTCATAATAGCAGCTATACATACGTGTATCATAAGTATATTTGACTACGGGATTCTCTAACAATTATATGTACCATAAGAACTAAATCGACGACACATTCATTCTAAAATTAATGAACATCCCACACGGTAACGGTACCGCAGATCACGTAATAATGGTAACGTGAATggttacaatttttcaaaatgtGGGTGTTACTTATCAATCAAATAAACCAAACTAGTTTAGAAGTCAAAAGATTTTAGAGTCAACGTATCGAGAACACCAGTGTGACTTGTGAAACCATAATTTGGGGATGATTTTGCAGAAAGTATCTAACTTTTCGTCATAATTAAAAGTTGATAGCAGAAAGTTACAACTTTTGTCAGCATTTAACAGACTCATTTCAAAAGAGTTTATCAATCTATGTTCTATCTATATTTAgtactaaaaataaaaggaatCCATATTTACAGAGAGTTGTTTGCACCTACTTTGTCTTGAGAATAAAGTAAAGAAACATTTctgagaaacaaacaaaaatttaaatacaaatatactAACCCATGAATTGTCGGATATATCACATGGTTGCTCTAGAGGTTCTAGATTCcatttgagaaagaaaaaaaataacgaaaaatcaatattttgtttttatttttgtttttacacaaaaaaatgaaattcatAGGTAAAGGAAAACAGTACAAATGTGAGATATGTCTCTGTCACGCGTACGCAAtcgataaaatatttaaatatgttccttttgttttatttaataaatgctaGTTAATAATGCCCACCGAACAAGTTCACGTTTGGAACCAGTCAacatccccccccccccccccccccactcGATATATGGACCTAATTAAGTTTCATTTAAAACCCATATCCAATTAACAAAGGCCCATGAAAAATTGTCGGTTTGTTGTTCCCATACATTTTTTCGCGCTTTGCGGCAGCTTTCAGTCTTCCATGGGCAATCCCCTCCCGCCATAAAATCACTGACCACTTTCTTCacagggagagagagagagagatcagagATGGAGTTCAGTGTAAGCGGCAACGCGCTCAAGACCTTCGCTAGGTCTATAATCTGCCTCGCACGCGTCGGCAACGAGCTCGTCGTTCAAGCTTCGCCCACACAGGTTCTCTCCTCTTCCTATTGGGCATTTCGGCCGCTCTTAACCCTAATTTAGACGATTTGGATAGTAATAATCGGCGAGGAACTTGCAATTTGATCTGACTAGAAGTTGATTTCGTCAGACGATTTAGGGTTTGGGATTCAGATTCTATATGGAATGGAAGCAtggtttgatttgattgttttgTAATTCtcagatttaattttttgttttcaacaaAACCTTTATGCAGCTAGGGTTGCACACTTTGAATGCTTCACGTTCTGCCTATCAGTCTATCACATTCGAGTCAAGTTTCTTTGATGCTTATACTGTTCAAGGTCCTCAAGCTCATTTCAGTGTCCTTTTGAAGGTGATCTGCTTTATTATCCTGAGATTTTTGGATTGGAGCCGAATGAGTTCACTGGTCTAAGATATGTCACTGACATCACTTTTGCAGGCTGTTTGTTCTGTTCTTAGGACCCCTGTCGCTAGCATTGAGCAGATGAGTGTGAATTTGCCAGATCATGACGCATCTAAAGTCAAGTGGGCATTGGAATGTCACAGTGGTATATATCCTTTGTTCTTACACATTCTTATCATCCTAGATAAAGAAGTTTCTAGACCTGATAATAATAGCATTGTCTAATTTTGTAACTATTTATTGAGACCTCTACTTGTTAAGTGACGTTTTAGCAGTTTACAGATGAACTTAAAAGACTATGATTATGATGTTGATTATCTCTATCTCTTATCATCCTTGTTTTAGatttgttttaatgtttttccCTTTATTATATGTAGGTATGAAGAAAACATATTGGATTACTTGCAATGTGGAACCGGATATACAGCATCTGTCGCTTGATAGGAGTAGGTTTCCGAGTGGTTTAGTTGTGCATCCTCGGAATCTCAGCAAGTTGCTTGGAAACTTCCAGTCATCCCTCCAAGAGATTACAATAATTGCTACAGACCAAACTTCTTTTCCCTCTGATGCTGCAAGTGAAATTGGTGGGAAAGCTGTTGAGTTCCGGAGCTACGTGGATCCGACCAAAGGTTAGGACTATGAAATGATGCCAAGATTTGGATTAATCAGGCTCCTAGTGTAAGACTGCTAATAATTCTCTTTTTCCAACGCTCAGATGGTGATTCTTTGTTGCATACTCAGCTATGGATAGATCCATCAGAAGAATTTTTGCAGTATACTCACACAGGTGATCCTATTGATATCACATTTTCCTTGAAGGAACTAAAGGTATAACCTTCCTCCACCTGAAATCTGGTTTGAATTTTATCCACCTTTCTGTGTTGATAACTAAATGTCCAATAAATTTCAGGCTTTTCTTTCATTTTGTGAGGGCTGTGAAGCTGACATTCATCTCTTTTTCGAAAAAGCTGGCGAGTATGAACCATCTCTTTTGCATCCTGTCTATCTCCCTAATATTTCCATCTTTATATGTTACATTGATATCTGTTTAACTCAAGATCAAATAGATTCCGGAAAATACTCTTAAAAATGGTTCCATTTAATATGTGGCCAGGCCAATACTGATGGCTCCAAAATTTGGCTTGGGTGATGGGTCAAGCTCAAGTTTTGATGCCACACTCGTTCTTGCGACGATGCTTGTGTCTCAGCTTCAGGAAGGGGTTCCGCCAGGACCTCCGGAAGCAGCGAACTCTACAGGTGGTCATGGTGCCGAGCAAGTGGGATCAGAGCCTCAAGAACGGTCTAGACAGAGTGCCGTTGAGCAACCATCTGATCACACACGAGTTTGGTCTGAACTTTCAGGTAGTAACTAATCTACGGTTGTGATTATTTGTATTCATCATTTTGTCTGATAACTAACACGTTAGTAACATCGATGCCTTTCACAAGGAACTGGCACTAAGAGCGTTAACGGTTCAGCGGAGAGGCCACAGGCTCAGGGACAACAAGACGTGAATATCCAAAGAATTAGAGATATGGAAATATCAAAAGATGGACCACCAGCTGGAGACAATGTTCCCGGACCTTCTAACTCGTATCCTTCACATTACATCTCTTACAGTCACTACTATCACCATGCATTTCTTGGCCTATTTAGCTGTTAAACCGCTTAGCTAATTTCTAATTGGTGTAGTTGCAATTGGATTCTAAGGTGCACTTCTTAGCCATATCTTAAGTGACTATTCTTCTTTCTGTATATGCTTTGTTACctttgacttttttttgtcagccaACGTCCTACACAGATTCATCACGCCGAAGGATCCCGAGGTACCTGCAAAAACATTGCTACAGCCTTATCTCTTTCTTGTCTCGTTGCTTAATCTAGAAAAGAGTATTAATTTGTCTGTCACTTGTTCCTCAGTACGAGCTGAGAACTACCAAAACTTCTCCCAGCGCCATCCTAGTAATTGGGTAGATGCaagtgaggatgaagatgaGGACGACGGTGTTGAGGCGACGCCACCTCATAATGAAGATTATTAACTCAAAAGTCTCTTCCCCCTTGAAGTCATCTCATTTTAAATGTTCTTCAAAAAGGTACCTACCAACCACTATCTCTCTCTTTATACGCTTAGATAAGTAAAAGATGGCCAACAAGTCTCTTCCCCCTTGAAGTCGTCACCTTTGCATCACATATCTCCTTGTTAATTATTACGTATGATAAGTTTCTATCTATCTCGTGCTATGTTTctctaaaacataattttcaagATTTGTTGTCGCATTTCTAATCATTGCTAACTTTTATAAATGTTAACAACCATATGATTTGTTAGTAGTCtatcaaatatatttgaaaacacaatcgaataaaaacaaaatgttcaTTATCAGCAttagattataaaaaaatggtTAAAGGGGCCAGTTAGGTATTGGGATAACTTGGTAACGCGTAAGCGCCGGCCTTGGTGATCTGTGACTTGGACCCACTTTTTTGTTCTTAACGGTTTCGGCGCATGTTACGCGCCGTCGACGTGGAGGGGGAAAGATAGATAATAGCCTAATAAAAAGACAAGCTAGCCGTTGTTCGCTCATTTGAAAATTGAGTTTGGTATTGGGTAAAGATTCTCCATACCATTCTTCAACGGTTCTTACATACATTTATGTGGCAAGAATGTTagcaaaataatataatcagtTGAAAGGGTGAGAATTCTGGATCGTTTAACGGTCTCTGACTCACATCTAGTCATCCACACACGCTAACTAACACACACATTGATTATCTTTCATTTCATAAGAAGGAAAAAATGGTCATCTGGAAATAGTGCTACTCATGAATGGGAGTGTATAATAATCTGTGACAATGTATTTTTTAGAGTGCTTTACATGTCTGCACTCACATAGGCTTTTTTACTTGCAAGACCAAGTTTCATCTTGGCCGATAGAGCGGTAATGAAAAAGGACAAACCGGTCAACCATCTGCTGCCTAGCGATGCCCATTGCTTCACCCATTAATTACGTAAAGGCCATTATCTAGCTTTTCGGCTCTCTGAGTCTGATgcaaataaattaaacatttgtGAGGGTTAACTTGAAACTTATAATAACATTGTATATAAACTAAGAATTTGTCCATTCAATACTCAAGTTTCTATTGTTAAATAGATAGTATTTGTGAAAAGAATCTTGTTAAAAATGTTGCAATGGAACAAAAttgtaattttcaaattttatgttGAAGCCGTCCTAATTAACTAGACAAGTCATGGGTGCACGAAAAACATATCTAATGAAACTTGAGAGTAAGCCAGCGAATATTTCAAAGCCTAGAGAGAGACTTTAATTTATGAGTTTATTAATACGAAGCATATGCGACAATTGCGCATAAATCATTTTTCgagtaataaacaaaacaaaaaacgcGTACCTGCTCTTAAGAAAATGAATAAAGGAATGTCATTTTCGTTAATATACCCACATATAAGCCCGTTATAATAAATTTCTCATGTTATAAGAAGTTAGACAGCAATGCTTAACTTGTTGTCTTCAGCTAAGTACAGAATCAAGTTTcggacagagagagagagagaggaaaacaCAATACACGACTAAAGAACTCTGTAAAGCTTCTGAATATAGCCAGAAGGTTTTGGTCAAAGACGAATACAATGAACTCTCGGGCGATCTACGCTGTCATCGCCATCCTCGCGATCGTAATCTCAACCGCACAGGCAAGCGTCGGCGACTTCGGAGGTTCGCTCGACTTCGTGCGAACCggatcttcttctctcttctccggATGCAAAGGGTCCATCGCTGAGTGTATCGCTGAGGAAGAGGAGATGGAGTTAGATACCGAGATCAGCAGGCGCATGTTAGCGCAGAAGAAGTACGTTAGCTACGGTGCGATGAGGAAGAACAGTGTGCCTTGCTCGCGACGTGGAGCTTCCTACTACAACTGCCAGCGTGGCGCTCAGGCGAATCCTTACCGCCGTGGATGCAGCACCATCACAAGGTGCAGGCGTTGAATTTGGAAAGTGATTCAAATTCGTATTTTGCCTTTTTGTGTTTCTATTTATTtgttcttttaatttattttccgggatatatatatatataatatgagttTGATTATACACAATGGAAAGAAACTATAGTCTTTTGTCTTGAAACAAAATGCTTGTTGTTTGGTTgttcatataaataaatcaaatttgcATAGATTAAGAATAGTTATTAGTCCAAGAAGTGATCGAGATCTGCGCTTAGCTTTGTGTTGTGgcaattttaaattgttaacgAAAGGTAACTAttggtattattattttttgaatctGAGTTCTGGAACAGAggtgtatttataatttaatatgtctaccttataattaattatgtaTAGTCTGGAAACAGAAATGAATTCCTTTAATAGTTGGTGGTGGCATGTTGGCTAATAATGTAATGATGGGACCATTACAGCCTAACACGCTTAAATTCAGAACATTTTCTTCATTCATATTGTACTACTATTTATCTTCTTGGAAGCTACGTTTCTCTGTAGTTCAGTGTTCTTTGGATTTCAATGTAACTAGTATTGGCCCCATGCTTCGCATGGgaatatttgttttgatattaaaaCATGTAATActttttacaaatataatataaatagatagtTATAAGTATAAATGGATAGTTGCACATTAAGTAAAATGACTTTCAAAGTTTCACAATTTTCAATCAttctataaaattatacatCAAAAATGACTTCCAAAGActaccatataaaatataatgttattGACTAATTCGATTGTCTTAACTGAGAAGTCAAGAGGATGCAGTAGATTGAAaagtaattttgtttttttagtaaCTGTAATTTTCTTTATCATTGTTTATCGATATATCTAACATTTGACattaaaaaacatttgtatattATAAAGATTGCAGTAATATAAACATGTAGCTGCTAATTTTGTGTCCATAAACCCATGCATTCACTGATTTTGCCCTCTTTGACGCCTCCAGTTCATTTTATCTCCACAACCATGagacaattttttttctgaaaatttgtAACATTAAAACTTAGAGAAAGAAGTATCAAATTGCTCATTGGATGATGTTTTCAATCTATCTTTTGCTGTAAAACCTATTGTACAATCAAAGAAAAGTTCAGAAATATGATCTTTTTGTATTGAAAAGATGAGGAGGCGTTACCGTTTATCAaaatttcttcttctatatatgCATTTGAATTTGTGTCTGTTTTGTCTTCTTTCTCGTTTTTGTACAGTAAGTATGAATTTAAATCTATGACACTGAAATAAATATTCTATGAGAAAACTAATAACAGTTTAAATGTCGTGAGATGATGATGGGAATAGTGGGAGAGATGTTAGgtgttttttataaaacaaaaataaataaaaagaatacaTAATATGAGTTACGAAAGAAACAGTTTTcgttaaagatttttttttccatttgaaatatttttaaattgtaaattaCATGTGTCAAAATTTTGTTGGATAGGTGACTtgtgctttagtatatagggatTAGTATGCATAGTTGGATACTTTTTAAGACGTTAAGGCTCTCTATAGGCGAATATTTACCAGATAGAATGCATAAACATGAAAATGTGAGTAATAAGAATAATTATTTTGGCGTGCAAATGTCAAGTACGAACAATAAAATAcatcataagaaaaaaattcgAGATATTTGTTGGATTGTGACTTGTTTTGagtcatgttcatgttttactcTTGTCTATATTTTACATTGGCGTTGTAAACAACCGCTATGGTTCCCACCGACTCATGATGTTgcttctatatttttatattttttcatatgGAGAAATATATAGGTTAAACAAGTTTGGtaatacaatttataaaacctaaatatattattttagaacgATATTTACAttttgagcaaaaaaaaaactgatgcaAACAATCACTGACTAACATACGTAATTGCGTAGGCAATCGGTTGTGTGTTTATTGTGCCTTTATCTCGTGTTTAAAAGTTTGTGTAAATCTGTTTTTCACTTTCTTACTTGTAGGAGTTACAAACCAGATTAAGTTACAAAGTTTAACATTTCTAAATAATGGATTCATATAAACGAAACATGCATGCTATAAACTTGTAGGTTATCACCAGTGCCGGACTAACTTTTAATACTGCCccaatcaaaaatttaaattatactcTTGTACAGATTTATCAATATCGCAAAACAGTGAAAAATAGCgtaaatattcattaaaaaaataaaacttataattttttttataaaaacagtgatattatatacatttgttgttagatatataattttacttacaTTTTTCTACAAAATCATCCATTAGAATCATATAGTCAAGCCTTAAAACCATATTTCAATTGATAATATAactaacccatttaatttttctgGTTATATAAAAGACCGCAAATAAATCTTTATTACCATCAATTTCGAAAAATTTCTCTCAGCTGTGGCGGTTACACCTAAATGATGCGGTAAACAATTTATGTGTTTCGAATTTTTCGGACATTGATTATCGGAGAATCTTTAGTTTCTTAAACAAATCATCaccaattata is part of the Raphanus sativus cultivar WK10039 chromosome 5, ASM80110v3, whole genome shotgun sequence genome and harbors:
- the LOC108856475 gene encoding uncharacterized protein LOC108856475 — protein: MEFSVSGNALKTFARSIICLARVGNELVVQASPTQLGLHTLNASRSAYQSITFESSFFDAYTVQGPQAHFSVLLKAVCSVLRTPVASIEQMSVNLPDHDASKVKWALECHSGMKKTYWITCNVEPDIQHLSLDRSRFPSGLVVHPRNLSKLLGNFQSSLQEITIIATDQTSFPSDAASEIGGKAVEFRSYVDPTKDGDSLLHTQLWIDPSEEFLQYTHTGDPIDITFSLKELKAFLSFCEGCEADIHLFFEKAGEPILMAPKFGLGDGSSSSFDATLVLATMLVSQLQEGVPPGPPEAANSTGGHGAEQVGSEPQERSRQSAVEQPSDHTRVWSELSGTGTKSVNGSAERPQAQGQQDVNIQRIRDMEISKDGPPAGDNVPGPSNSQRPTQIHHAEGSRVRAENYQNFSQRHPSNWVDASEDEDEDDGVEATPPHNEDY
- the LOC108856476 gene encoding protein RALF-like 22; amino-acid sequence: MNSRAIYAVIAILAIVISTAQASVGDFGGSLDFVRTGSSSLFSGCKGSIAECIAEEEEMELDTEISRRMLAQKKYVSYGAMRKNSVPCSRRGASYYNCQRGAQANPYRRGCSTITRCRR